The sequence GGAGGAGCCATGAGCCAGGAAACCGACGCGGTGCACGCAGGGTACCGCCCGAGCGGAGACTTCCGCCCGATGCTGCCGCCACTGCACAATTCCGCGGCCTACCAATTCGCATCGCATGCCGAAGCGATCGAGAAGTTCGCCCTGCGCCAGGCCGGCTTCACCTACTCGCGCACCGGCAACCCCACCGTCTCGATTCTCGAACAGCGCGTGGCCGCCCTGGAAGGCGGGGCCCACGCGGTGGCCACCGCCACCGGGCAGGCCGCCGTGGCCCTGTCCCTGCTTGCCCTGACCCAGGGACCCAAGCACATCGTGGCCTCCTCCTCGCTCTACGGCGGCACCGTGGACCTGTTCACCGACACCTTCGCGGACTTCGGGATCCGCGTCAGCTTTGTCGACCAGGCCGATCCGTCCGCTTGGGCCGCTGCCATTGAGTCGGACACCCGGGCGTTCTTCCTGGAGTCGGTCTCCAACCCGCTGTGCACCGTGGCCGACATCCCGGCCATTGCGGCGATCGCGCACGAGCGCAACATCCCGGTGGTTGTCGATAACACCCTGGCCACGCCGCTGAATGTGCGCCCGCTGGAACTCGGTGCGGATATCGTGGTGCACTCGGCCACCAAGGGATTGGCCGGGCACGGCTCGGTGCTCGGCGGGGTAGTGGTGGATTCGGGAACTTTCGACTTCTCCGATTCCTCCCGCTGGCCGCAGATCGCCGCCCCGCGGGTGCGGCTGAATGGCACGTCGCTGCTTGAGCGCCACGGACCGGCCGCCTACGCGATGCTGGTGCGCTCCAAGTTCCTGCACGACCTGGGCCCGACCCTGGCCCCGGCCAGCGCCCAGGGCATCCTGGCAGGCATCGAGACCCTGCCGGTGCGCGCCGCCCACGTGCAGCGCAGCGTCACCAGGCTGATCGACGCGCTTGCCGAGTATCCGGGCATTGCCGCCATCCACCACCCGTCGTTGCCCGAGCACCCCAGCCACGAGCTGGCCCGGGCGCTGGCGCCGAAGGGCACCGGCTGCGTGCTGGCCATCGAGCTGGCCCACCCATCCCTGGTTTCCCCGGTGATCGACGGGCTCAAGCTGATTTCCCTGGCCGCGAATGTGGGGGACACCCGCACCATGGTCTCCCACCCGGCGACCATGACGCACTGCCGGCTCTCGGAGCAGCAGCTGGCCGACGCCGGCCTGAACACCTCCACCCTGCGCCTGTCGGTGGGATTGGAAGACCCCGCCGACCTGCTCGCAGATATCACCCAATCGCTGGATCTTGCATTGGCCGCAACCCAGGCCACCGCCGGCACCAAGGAAGTGAGTTTCGCATGAGCGGCTTCAACACCCTGGCCGTGCACGCCGGCCAGCACAAGGATCCGCACACCGGTGCGGTGATCCCGCCGATCTACCAGACCAGCACCTTCATCCAGGACGGCATCAACGTGCTGCGCGCCGGGCACGAGTACTCGCGCGGCTCCAACCCGACCCGCAACGGCTTCGAATCCCAGCTCGCCGCGCTGGAAGGCGGCGCCGCCGGCTTCTCCTTCGCTTCGGGGATCGCCGCCGAAGACGCACTGCTGCGCGCAGTGCTGGAACCGGGCGACCACATCATCCTGGGCGCCGACGGCTACGGCGGCACCAACCGGCTGATCTCCAAGCTGCACGGCAAATGGGGGATCACCTCTTCCGCGGTGGACATCACCAACCTGGATGCGGTGCGCGCCGCGGTGCGCCCGAACACCGCGCTGCTCTGGGTGGAGACCCCGTCCAACCCGCTGCTGGGCATCGCCGACCTGGCCGGCTGGGCAGCCATCGCGGCCGAGCACGGCGCCCTGCTGGTGGTGGACAACACCTTCGCCACCCCGTACCTGCAGCGGCCGCTGGATTTCGGCGCCCACGCGGTGGTCCATTCCACCACCAAGTACATCGGCGGGCACTCCGATGTGCTCGGTGGCGCTGTCATCGTGGCCGACCACCTGCACCGCGGGCAGAGCCTGGCCGAAGCCGTGGGCTACCAGCAGTTCGCCGGGGGAGCGGTCTCCGGTCCGCAGGATTCCTACCTGGCCGCCCGCGGGCTGAAGACCCTGGGCCTGCGCATGGAACGCCACGGGGCTACCGCCTCCACCCTGGCCCGCTGGCTCGATGACCAGCCCGAAGTCACCCGCGTCTACTACCCGGGACTGGAACGCCATCCGGGC comes from Glutamicibacter arilaitensis Re117 and encodes:
- a CDS encoding O-acetylhomoserine aminocarboxypropyltransferase/cysteine synthase family protein gives rise to the protein MSQETDAVHAGYRPSGDFRPMLPPLHNSAAYQFASHAEAIEKFALRQAGFTYSRTGNPTVSILEQRVAALEGGAHAVATATGQAAVALSLLALTQGPKHIVASSSLYGGTVDLFTDTFADFGIRVSFVDQADPSAWAAAIESDTRAFFLESVSNPLCTVADIPAIAAIAHERNIPVVVDNTLATPLNVRPLELGADIVVHSATKGLAGHGSVLGGVVVDSGTFDFSDSSRWPQIAAPRVRLNGTSLLERHGPAAYAMLVRSKFLHDLGPTLAPASAQGILAGIETLPVRAAHVQRSVTRLIDALAEYPGIAAIHHPSLPEHPSHELARALAPKGTGCVLAIELAHPSLVSPVIDGLKLISLAANVGDTRTMVSHPATMTHCRLSEQQLADAGLNTSTLRLSVGLEDPADLLADITQSLDLALAATQATAGTKEVSFA
- a CDS encoding cystathionine gamma-synthase, with protein sequence MSGFNTLAVHAGQHKDPHTGAVIPPIYQTSTFIQDGINVLRAGHEYSRGSNPTRNGFESQLAALEGGAAGFSFASGIAAEDALLRAVLEPGDHIILGADGYGGTNRLISKLHGKWGITSSAVDITNLDAVRAAVRPNTALLWVETPSNPLLGIADLAGWAAIAAEHGALLVVDNTFATPYLQRPLDFGAHAVVHSTTKYIGGHSDVLGGAVIVADHLHRGQSLAEAVGYQQFAGGAVSGPQDSYLAARGLKTLGLRMERHGATASTLARWLDDQPEVTRVYYPGLERHPGHELAKSQSAAGRGFGGILSLQLSDEAAARAFAQSMEYFQLSVSLGGVESLVCYPREMTHASLIGTPLEIPANLVRLSVGIEEADDLIADLERGLAAARATQPVHKPAVVREKALENA